GGGAGGCAAGAATAGTCCGTGGAACAACTTTTGAGGGGAAAGAATCATCGAGTTCTACATTCCGTCATCTTTTatttgtaatttaattatgcaaaatacttgagaaattgttactatgagtatgagtagctaaacttattatctagggttttgatggaacctattggaggatgattttcctattacgtttaatatagatttgccgtagctttttctctattttttcaactacgtttatattgtggttggttgaagagctctcaatcgactgtgcctatttagtgtatattactcggaagagagtgcatatttaggtagttgttgaacaatatcactcctaacgtacgtgagggatcaatacgaagggtttaaaggtgggattaggaataacgaaaccttggtgcgatccgagtgagccgtaactTAGTGCCAACTAGCGTAGATCAGAAGAATATGTccagtaaattgtggtagttactcgggaAAGAATTACGAAACTCAGAGTACTCATaatcggtagagaaaacttaggcaaatttataggaaacgtagcggaaaggagtccgacaataggggaaatcagaaTCTTAGATCATTCCAAATCTTGTCTGCAACCTGTtcatagttagttattaattactgcattttcattACTTGATCTTTAGTTAGTAAATATCCAATTTcttatttaatatttctgaagattgattgcgtgaattggtgcgagtctagtagctgtgattagtaggttaattctctgtgggattcgagtCCGGACTTATTAACGGGactatatttgcaacgaccgcttagtcctttttataaggcatagttgggcgtgatcaaattttggcgccgttgccggggaattaatggtgttattaattgcagctaaaagaagtgctagaattcttagtgtagcCAATTTCCTTCATTTTAAACTaaatacattgaaattctaacgtttgtagtcttgggtgttacaagtgcatgcctagaaactcctctagaactggtgaattgttcgaagcattatcagatcctgagaaagttttcaaggcactgAATTATGCAAACAAGAAGGACAAACAACAACAGAGCTCAACAGAACGAATCGAACCAGACATGGATGgcataatagaaaatccaaacaaCAGAAATAATACGAATGCCccgaacaatcagggtgtggcgcctcttgtgccagaagcagcattgtatgattgggcacaacccaccgccGAAAATCTGGCAAACGCAATTTGCAGTCCCTGAGATACAAGCggaatcatttcaaatcacaaacaacatgctacatttgttgcagtacaagggactgttctcacggtcttacattgaagatcctcaaCAGCATCTGAAAATTTTTATGTCAATGTGTGTCACGCAAAGGCAACCAAATATGACACTGGAAGCAATAAAGCTATTGTTGTTTCCATTCTCGGTGACGGGAGAGGCTCAGACTTGGctaaattcactccccataaattccatcactacttgggaggaattagtcaagcaatttttgaacaagttctacccacccaataagactgTCAAACaagttgatgagatattgagcttcaggcagagaccaacagaaacactacaagaaatgtgggagaggttcaaaggtATGATGGTTAAGTGcccacatcatggcattccatATCATATGTTGGGGCAGaggttctacatgggattggcagacaacatgaaggccaatgttgatgcttcagcaggtggaacatttttgagcaaatcattcagagaatgcaagatcttacttgataaaatggctcaaaacttaggatggatgacaagagactctacGATCAATCCTGTCATTCACTCAGTGGATTTGGACCCAAATAACTCCATAGCCGAGAATATGGCCACTCTGATGACGCAGATGAGTATCCTTACCAAAATGATCGATGAATTAGGCCAGAAGCAGCAGGTAAACATAGTTGACGAgactaatgggggcttatgtacaccGTGCATTAACTAACCATATGTATGCTCGTGGAGTGCGGAAAGTGACAACCAGAACTATCGGGAAAATATGAACTATGTGGCCAACTATGGAGGACAAAGgtaaggtggtcagaattgggatcaacataataaaaaatatagatTAGCACAGCAGCAGTTCAATAATAGTAGCAATCCTGGAGCTATGTGACCACAGGGTCAAGttgtgccttaccaaaggcaacagggATACAATCAACAAAATCAGCAGCCAGCTTATCAACagcctcaacaacaacagatagtgCGACAAAATGATGAGTTATTTGAAATTAAAGGAATACTGAgcgggaaaatggaagaaaaggtCCACCAGATGCAAGAAAAGGCACACCAGATGCATGAAAAGTTAATATCGCACGACTCAGCTATCAAATGCATTGAGATTCAACTAGGGCAGATATCAATGGCTTTGAATAATAGTccccaagggacgttacctgCGGACACCCATGTCAATCCAAAAGAGTAGGGCCCGAAGCAGTTGATGATAGTGAGTTtaagaaatggtagagacctagatctaGAACAAGAAATTGCTCGCGAAAGCCGACCAACTGAAACACTTATTCCAGTACTCATTGAGGTAGATGATTTAACAGGGTTAACTGAGGTAACAATACAACATGCACAAGAGAGCACAAGCAAGGAAAAAGAGGTTGCGAAGGAAACTGAGGTAGTACAAGAAACGACTGTAGAAGCAGTGCCCGAGCAGGATAAAACTCAAATCACAGGAAGGAAAAGACCTCCAGTACCATTCCCAtagagattggccaaatatcagaaggatgagcagtatatgaaattcatggagatgttgaaACAAATCCAGGTGAACATTCCACTGATTGACGCCTTGAGGGAGATGTCTGGGTATGCCAAAATGATGAATGATTTGATGTCTCGCAAGTTCGACTTCCAAGACTTGGCCACTGTTACACTAACCCAGACCTGTAGTGATGTCGTGACGAGACCCATAACTGAGAAGTTGTCAGACCCAGGGAGTTTCATaatcccatgcacaataggcagttatgcttttgctaaagcattgtgtgatttaggggcaaacataaacttgatgccctttgctatctacaaaaggttaggtATTGGAAGAGCAAGGcccacatccatgttactacagCTAGCCGAGCGGACATTGAAGAGGCCATCaggtatccttgatgatgtactAGTGCAGGTTGAAAAGTTTGTGTTTCCTGtagattttgtcattttggactgcCGGGTTGACGAAGAGATTCCTATAATTTTGGAAAGACCATTATTTGCCACTGAGAGAGCTCTAATTGATTGTGAAATTGGAGAGCTAAAAATGAGTCTGAACGATGAAGAGATAACATTCAATGTGCAGAAGTCTATGCGGCGACCAAGTGAATTTGCTAACTGCTATCTGATAGAAGATGtggatgtaattttggaggaggaagatgagactctgaacgctaaagaccctctagcagtctgtctcatgaacttagaagaagtAAATGGATAGGACTTGGCGGAGTGGCCAAGGGTTCTAGAAAAGAGAGCTCAGATTTGAGTCtttgcacttagaagaaagaaacactcctccagctaagccatcgatcgaagagccaccacagttggaacCGAAACCGCTACCACCTCACCTCAGGTATTATTTCTTAGGACCTAActcaactttacctgttattatgtcatctggtttgttagatgtgcaggcaAAACAACTTTTGCAGGTATTAATAGAATACAAAactgcaattggttggaccattacatacattaagggtatcagcccggtcttctgtatgcataagattttactggaagatggccacaaaccttccagagaacattaAAGAAAGTTGAATCCCAACATGAAAGAAGTTGTGAAAAAGGAggtgataaagtggttagataCGGGAATCATTTTCCCCATATCGGACAGAAACTGGATTAGCCCAGTTCAATATGTGCCAAAGAAATGTGGAATGATTGTCGTGCAAAACGTGACCAATGAGCTGatctcaacaagaacagtcacgggatggcgaatttgtatggactacagaagattgaacaaggccacccgaaaagaccattATCCCATGCCGTTCATTAATCAGATGTTAGATAGATTGGCTGGGAGGTCCCACTTCTGCTTTCTGTATGGATACTCAGGGTATAATCAGATCTCTATTGCCCCGGAAGATAGAGAAAAAACATcattcacctgtccatatggCATCTACGCTTTCGGGAGAATGTCGTacggcctatgcaatgcacccgcgACATTTCAAAAGTGCATGATGGCCATTTTCATAGATATGGTAGAAGACATAATGAAattcttcatggatgatttctcagtggtgggaGACTCGTTCTATGACTGCCTTAAGAATATGAAAAGAGTGCTGAAGAGATGTGTGGAGACTAATCTGGTGCTCAACTgtgaaaagtgccatttcatggtacatgaaggtatagtcttggggaacctagtgtcaagtaagggcattgaggtggATCGTGCAAAGGTTGAAGTGATAGAAAATTTACCACCACCCACTTCCGTTAAAGCAATAAAAAGTTTCCTTGGCCACGCCGGTTTCTACAGACGGTTTATaaaaggtttctccaaatttgctaaccccttgtgtaaactgcttgaaaaagatcacttttttttgttttctgatgactgcagggtagcgtttgaggagttgaagaagaaattggtgactgcaccaatcatagtAGCCCCCGACTGGGTTTTGAGCTGATGTGCGATATAAGCAACTATGCTGTGGGAGAAGTTTTTGGGCAACGAAAAGATAAAGTCATGCATCcaatctactatgcaagtagaacGTTGATGTGAGACCCCAGGTTTTAtacgtaatatacgtaacgtggcgtggttatattaggtatatatgattgggtatagcacattgggagaataagaTTGGAAATatgtggtaatatcaaggaactaaactaaagctttaagtcaaaggaatcccttagacaaaggttcatggttaaagaaatggctcgggtagcaccccgcgcgttctgaaggtttaagttaacttgcacctgtgggataagactaagagtgtataatatgctaaaaataatgtgttatgaggtattataatatcacactggtcacatgttaagttttggagtcaagcaaattgcgaaataaaggtcggcaaaagttttcgtaaatttctctaataaattttctaaactttgggtcaaatgtatcagatcatttctcctaatatataaagagttatgggacccacaacctaccaaatcgaaggtctacaagtctagtttgcaaccaaagaaatctcacatcaaaccgacattggagtaaaacgttatgactgttttaccgcggactatccgggctgaaatcgggtcgcgaaccgggtcgggtcaaacaagtggtataagtcggaaaatccgacttttaagaccccaaaacatttcatcttcgttccaaaacagtgagaaagcttaagagagggtttcatggtgttcttgagtgattaaggtgcgtttttaacgatttctatcgttaaagtttgcccccgtgcctagaagcgcaatctctacgctttgcaatcgttttccccttctattagctgtgtttggagctatttttggaagataggaaattgttgttcttgctggttcttcaggatttatacttggtttgccaaggtaatcatcttgggactcttttatgatcgtttttacaaagttctacAGGCGTTTCATCAAGTTAGGATCATATGGCAAATTTGtcgatttaaactcatttatgaactgtttataggtgcgtataagctgcatatatatatatatttgctgatttaaactcatttatgaactgtATTAGGTGCGTATAAGCTacatatatatagtggtttcgaagcttaggacgtaaggaacaactttcgtgaaggaactaTAGGCATTCAgacgttcgttggagaggtatgttaaggctaagcttcgtccttccttttagcacgaattttgggaaattcctaagacgccaaatgtgatattttactattctgttgctagaaagaccttctgtgaaaggcattggtatcgtagctaaagtattttcatgatgctattaggttgatattccacttgttcggttaaaaagggtattcgacatctatatatgtcattttgtcggctttcttaaatatatgtccatatatataaattcttattcgtctttgggttgtgtgacttaaaaataaatgcatttagtatttgcgatcagtccttcttccttgttaaagtgtattttaaaatctctaaagtgacacgtcgatttcaaaattctcaaatataatttttatgtttaaactactaaaacatttgattttttttaaatactttcttttactaattatcaagaaatcaggtataaggactaagtgaatcaccttaagctttttatgaacatattcagagttaagttatctttctaaaagtcgagttaagttttcaaacttataaaaaaagatatgaggctccacgagacatttgtatgcgatatgaaggtgattatgagattatgagaataagagtaccaatgagccaaggttggctaagttcttgttatggcctattatgtgcattcaaagttcatatcatacatgacatattatgcatggacttcgagctataatcggaggtaa
This sequence is a window from Nicotiana tomentosiformis chromosome 5, ASM39032v3, whole genome shotgun sequence. Protein-coding genes within it:
- the LOC138892987 gene encoding uncharacterized protein, whose translation is MIVSLRNGRDLDLEQEIARESRPTETLIPVLIEVDDLTGLTEVTIQHAQESTSKEKEVAKETEVVQETTVEAVPEQDKTQITGRKRPPVNIPLIDALREMSGYAKMMNDLMSRKFDFQDLATVTLTQTCSDVVTRPITEKLSDPGSFIIPCTIGSYAFAKALCDLGANINLMPFAIYKRLGIGRARPTSMLLQLAERTLKRPSGILDDVLVQVEKFVFPVDFVILDCRVDEEIPIILERPLFATERALIDCEIGELKMSLNDEEITFNVQKSMRRPSEFANCYLIEDVDVILEEEDETLNAKDPLAVCLMNLEEVNG